GTTATTACGATTATTAGTGCACTTTTTTTAATTCAACGTTTTGGAACGGAAGCCGTTGGACGAATATTTGGTCCAGTAATGCTACTATGGTTTACAACATTAGGAATTTTTGGCCTAGTTAATATTGTCAAAGATGTCACCTTGATTCGTGCACTATCGCCACATTATGCAATTGCTGTTTTATTCAGTGATGAAAATAAAATGGGCTTCTTTATATTAGGAGGCGTATTCCTAGCAACAACAGGGGCAGAAGCGTTATATTCTGACTTAGGACATGCCGGTCGTAAAAATATTTATGCGACTTGGGGATTTGTTAAATTCAGCTTGATTTTAAATTATTTTGGGCAAGCCGCTTGGATTTTAGAAGCAAAAAATGATCCTAAAATGGTAGCCATGCAAGATATGAATCCTTTTTTTCAAATGATGCCGAAACCGTTTCTAATCTACGGTGTCATCATTGCCACTTTAGCTGCAATTATAGCTTCCCAGTCATTGATTTCAGGATCTTACACATTAGTTTCAGAAGCAATTAAATTAAACTTAATGCCGAGACTACACAGTTTGTATCCCTCAACGTCAAAAGGACAAGTGTATATTCCTGCGGTTAATACAATTTTATGGGCAGTCTGTATCGGAGTTGTGCTACATTTTAGAAGTTCAGATCGAATGGAAGCCGCTTATGGTTTAGCGATTACTGTAACAATGTTAATGACAACGATTTTGTTGTTTAACTATTTAATCAAACGTAAAACGCCGATGTGGTTGGCAGTAACCATGTTACTCTTCTTTGGAGCGTTTGAAATGTCCTTCTTTATCTCAAGTGCCGTTAAATTTATGCACGGCGGATATATTACCGTCTTGATTGCTGTTGCGATTCTGTTTGTCATGTATATTTGTAATAAGAGTCATTCGATTAAGATGCGCCTTTTGGAATATGTACCATTGGCAGATTATCGCGATCAATTAGGGCAATTGTGTGAAGATGGTGACCGTCAAAAATATGCAACAAATTTAGTATATTTAACAAATAGTCGAGAAAAAGGCGAAGTCGAGTCTAAAATTATGTATTCTATTTTAGATAAGCGTCCAAAACGTGCCGATGTTTATTGGTTCGTTAACGTCGTGGTAACCGATGAACCTTATACAGCGGAGTACACCGTTGATAATATCGGTGGAACAGACTATATGATTAAAGTCCAATTGAAATTAGGTTTCCGTGTCAGCCAAAAATTGAATGTTTTCTTGCGCCAGATTGTTACTGAACTTGTTGAAAATGGTGAAGTAGATATTCAATCACGAAACTACACCACGATGCCAGATCGTAAAGTTGGCGATTTCCGCTTTATCATTATCCAAGAACAACTTTCAATGGAAATGGAACTAAGTGGTTATGAAACCTTTATTATGCAGGCAAAACTTTTCTTGAAACGTCATACGGTTTCACCAGAAAAATGGTTTGGTCTTAATGCTAGTGATGTGGAAATTGAAAATGTACCGCTGTTCTTAGGTAAGAAACGAGCACGAGTTCTAAAACGTGTCGATAAATAAATAGAGAATAAATAGTAAAAGCTGTTAGCTTAAGAAGTCAGATTCTTAGTTAGCAGCTTTTTTTATCATTTAAAAATGCTGAGATTAAGTGATTCATTCAGATATGCGGTATAATAGAGTGAGGCTATACGTACCAGTGTAGTACCCATAAAATATGAAGTAAATAAAAATAGAAAGTTGGAAGAAGAGTGGCAAAAACAAATCTATGTCAAAGCTGTGGCATGCCTTTAAAAGATGAGGCGGATTTTGGAACTGAAAAAGATGGAACATTATCAACTAAGTATTGTGAGAAGTGTTACCAAGATGGCGAATGGACAAAAACAGATTTAGATTTTGATGGCATGTATGCTTATAATTTAAAGAAATTCCAAGAATCCGATATGAATAAAATTGAAAAGTTCTTTTTGAATAAGATGTATACAAAAAAATTCATGAAAAAACTAGAAAGATGGAATTAAAGTAGGCATTTAAAAAAATAAAATAATGATTAGTAGTTTGAGTAGTCACCAACGTACATGTTGGTGGCTATTTTATTGATTAAAAAAGTAACGTTTATAATGATAACTTTTTGAAATAATCCTTTAATGGGAAATGCAATGGGTATTATATATACTACTTTTTTACAAAAAGAAAAATGGAGGAGTATAGTGTTTTTAAGGGCTAGTTAACACTAAAGTTTAGCGAGAAAAAACTTGTAAATATTTGTTAATAAATACACATAAGGCGAGTGAGTATAAAGAATATGAATAAATGCTGGCCATTGTAATTTTATAAATGAAGGAAATACAGAAATGAGGATAAGTATATGTTGATTGAAGAACATTGGAATGACGGTTTAGAATATTATATCGAATTTGAAGCTACAACTGGAATGATTGTTAGGAAAGTAATTATTGTACCAGCTACTTTTGAGATAGAGCAAGTGAAAGCCATGGTAGTCCAAAGATTTACTCGTGTTAAAAAAATTATTTGCATTGAAGAAGTGAATGAAGTGTTACTCATGAATGATTATTTTGATATGAAAAATGGTAGCAATCAAATTATATTTTAAAAAGTATAGTCTTGCGTAAACAGTAAATAGGGCTCAGAAAATGGACATAGTAATATAAAGCATGAATACCATATAAATTCAGAAGAATGTTTCATGATTCCCAGAAATTAAATATCTGCAACACTATACGTATACATTTAGTTGAAGTTAATTTTAGTTAGAATAGTGATTAAATTAGGGAAGGAGGGTAGAAAAATGAAATTAAAATTCACTATTTTTTTTAACATATTTTTGTTTGGGATATTTATGATGGAGTCAATTCCAGCAAAAACTGAAGATGTGCAATTAAATGTAAATAACTCACTCAGTGAAGTAGATTCAAAGAAGAGGGTAAAAGAGAAAGAGTATAAGAATAATTTAGTACCTAAAACTGGCGGAGAATGGTTACTACTTATTGTTTTTATTATGTGGTTTGTCTCGTTTCTGTTATTGTACCTTTTCAATATGATTAGTCACGTTTTAAAATAGAAACAGAAAATATAGATTGTTAAAGATATAAGGCTAATCAGTCATATACTGATTAGTTTTATACCTTTACAGTTTTCTCTCTTACTTTTTTTCTAGTATTTATTCCAAATAGTTAGTTTGAATGATTTAGATGATGAGAATCTAAAAAATTAGTTAAAGTAGTTTCAAAAATACTAGCTATAAATGTTTGTTCAAGTTCTTGCAACATTTGAATAGCAAAGCGTGATTTATGTTCACCTTTGTCGAAATTAGGAGGATCATTTTTCGAATCATTCATTAGGATTATTCCTTCATAATAGTTATAAATAATTCTATGAAAACCATAGGTTGGATTCTGGGATAACTCTTTAAGCTCACGCATTAAAAGATCTAAAACAGATCTAGACTGAGTAATAGAAGATTCTGTTAATAAATCATAAATCGAGTTTACATAGAGAGTACATAGACAAGAATGTGCAGACTCATAGTGTTTATATTTGCTTACAAAGCGAGAAATTAACTCAAAATAAGTATTTTTTTCTTTAGAGTTCATATATTCTACTGTATTCGTAAATAGGATTATTTCAAAATATGTCCATGTTTGAATAGAGGATAAATAGTTAAGGATGACTTCTTGATTGTGCCGACTTATTTGAGCTTTAACTAGACTTCCAGTTTCATTGAATACCTTCATTTGGCTAATCCTAGATTTTACCAAAGCTGTTTTTATTAAAGAGAGTTTGTCTTCGTAAGGTTCACTTTCAAGCAAAAGTTCTTCTAATTTTTCAATATTATTTGAATTTGCATAATTTGAAAATAACGAAAAAAAGTGGTTAATATGATTTGGGTTATAGTCTCGGTCAATATATTGAAATTCATCAACAGAAACTAAAAGTCGATCTAATATCTCCTCTAACAAACTAAAGGAAATATCATGCTTGCCTTGTTCAAAATTAATAGCATAGCTTTTGGAGATTAAGTCTTTATAAAGCTCACTTTGTTTAATTCCTTTTCCCACTCTGATTTTTCTAATTGTTTCACCGTATTTTCTCACATAAATGCCTCCTCTATAGATAAATATATATAAGAAAACCTATTACAAAGTAACTTTAATTTTTGGCAGATTGCTTATTTATCGATTTATTATACATGCTTTTCTATTAAAAATATATGAAATAAATTAAGTTAAAATAAATCTTAACCCTGAATAATTCATAGCTTTAATTCTTTGGTACATTTTATTGAAATATGTATCACTAATATCCCTATCAACTGATTTTGACTAAAAAGTTACTTCAAACATTCACTGTTCAAAAATATTGAGGAATAAATTTTGGGTGTAAGGCATTTTGAGCATACTTCTCCCTGGATAACTTCCCAGTAAAAAAATCGTTAGATTGTTGGATTAGATCCATTGACTGGCTCGCCTCAGGCGAGCAAAGACCCTGTAGAATTCATTCTGATACACATGATAACTAGATAATTTGAGATAGACTCGTCTACCCGTTTGGACTAATTTCCCAGCAACTTTCAGAAACTTCAATCGAATAGAATGAATGGTCATTCCCTTTTGGACTTCCTCAAAGCCAATCGTTCTTAAGAAGTTGACTAAGTTGTAAGCTATCAAGCTGAGCATCATTCGGACATGATTCTCCAAAAAGCGAGGACTGTCTGTCTTGTCAAAGTAAAAGCCAGCTTTCGCTTCTTTAATGAAGTTCTCCATTGTGCCACGTTTGGCATAGAGAGAAAAGATGGTATCAGGAGAAACATTTTCTGATAGATTCGTCACGATAAACTCATGTCGAAAGAGTAGTTCGCCCGCTTCACGTGTTGAGCGTATACACACGCGACGACTTTGTGACCAGGATTGTGCTTGATAAGTGGTGGAGAAGTACTGAACTTCTCGTTCTTCCCACTTTTGATTATCGCCATAAAGTACTGATTTCTCAGCTATTTGACCTAGTCTACGATTATTCTTCAGTCGAATAACATAATGACTCTTTTTTGATTCACACGAATCATACACACCAGGTGTAGCGAACCCGCTGTCTCCACGAACCAAGATGTCAGTGTTTGGTAGAGAGTGATTATAGTGCTCTAATAAAGGTGTGAGAAACTCCTTTACGCCTTTTGATGTATATTGATTTCCTGAACGTAGTTCAGCTTTTAAGAAGTCACCAGTCAATCCGTCAAAAGCTACCAATGGATGATAACCATAGGTTTGGTAGTGGGTATTATAATCCGTTTGTTCTTGGTGACCAAATGTATCTGAATGGGTCGAATCTAAATCAATGATTAATTCCGTATCATTACGGATGAGGCGTGCTTTATCAATAAGTTCTTGGTTCAAAGCTTGAAGTTCATGGATATTCTCCTCAGATAGTCGATCTAAAAATCGAGAAAGTGAAGATTGAGAAGCGAGTTCTTTCCTATCTAAAACAGCTTTAAACACAGGATCTTGTCTCAGGAGATTAGCTGCAGAATCAGCTGAGTAACCAGCAATTAATTGCATAATGAACTGCTCAAGTATGGATAAGTTGTCATGAGTAAAATATGCTCGTTCGTCTTCAATGTGAATGTGTTGCTTAGCCAGTTCAGAAAAACCGAAGGTGTTCATCAGCTCTTTCACTAGGACGAGACCCGAATCACTCGATAATTGACCACCTGTATGAGAAATAGTGATATTTGAATTGAATTTTACTTGGTTTTTGTGTAAGCTAGTCATTAGAAGAACTCCTTTCTTTTGGTTGGTTTAGTCACTTTAACCATAGCAGAAAGGGGTTCTTTTTTCATCACTTAACGGGTGAAGATGAAAAAGTAATTGTAAGCTGCCGTGAGGCAGTTTCACATGGTTTTAATTAAAAGTATGAATTATTCAGGCTTAACTTATGGAAATAGCATGGATTCATTTAAGAACTTTCAAAACAAGCCACTTTTTAAAAGAATCTATTTCTAGAAGAATGGTTATAGTTGAAGAGCAAAGGTACTAAACAGATAGCGGCTCGTGTTATAGATAACCTAGTATCCTACAAAAAAAGTTCTAGCATAAAATAACGCTATAGCAAACTAAACTCTTTTTTAGCAAAGCAAAATAATACAATCATAAACTTTAGTGTGCTATCATGGTTATAGTACCAAAAAGTACTAACTATTAAAGTATATTGTGAGCTTATGTACATAGTAGGCTGACAATAGCTAAAACTAAGGGGGATTATATGAAAGTAATAATTGTAGGAGCAAGTCACGGTGGACATCAATCGGCGTTAGAAATTTTAGACAGATATGAAGGTGCCGATGTAACGATTTATGAGAAAGGCGATTTTGTCTCATTTTTATCATGCGGAATGCAGTTGTATCTGGAAGATAAGGTTACTCAAGTTGATGATGTACGAAATTTCAAGCCTGAAGATATTGAAAAACGTGGTGGGAAAGTTAAGAGTCAGCACGAAGTTTTAACTTTTGATGCAGACAAAAAAGAAGTGACCATTAAAAATTTAGCAACAGGTGAACTGTTGGTTGACACATATGACAAACTTATTTTAGCTTCTGGAGTTACTCCGGCAGCATTACCAGTTCCAAATGCTGATTTAGAGAATATTTTCTTTATGCGTGGTCGTGCTTGGGCTCTTCAAATCAAAGACAAGCTTTCTGATGATAAAGTTAAAAATGTTGTCGTGATTGGTAGCGGCTATATTGGTGTTGAGGCAGCAGAAGTTTTTGCTAAAGCTGGCAAAAATGTCACAATCATTGATATGATTGATAATGTCCTAGGAAACTATTTAGATCAAGAGATGACAGATATTTTAGCACCAGTTTTTAAAGAAAATGGTGTGAACCTTGAACTTGGGGCACAAATAAAAGGCTTTGTTGGTGAAAAACAAGTTACAGGTGTTGAACATCAAAATGGTGTTGTGGATGCTGATTTAGTCATTGTAGCGGCTGGGTTAACACCAAATACTAGCTGGCTTGAAGGTTTAGTTGATTTAGAAGAGCGTGGACAAATTAAAGTTGATGAGTATTTACGTACATCGGCCAAAGATGTTTATGCTGTTGGAGACGCAATCTTGCCATTAAATGTAGCAAGCCAAAAACACGCGCCTGTAGCATTGGCGACAACGGCTCGTCGTGAAGCTAGATATGTCGTTCGTAATCTAACAAAAGATCAACCTACTGAAAAATTCCAAGGTGTACTTGGAACAAGTGCTTTAGCTGTATTTGGATACAATTTAGCTATGACTGGTTTAAATGAATTTTCAGCTAGTCGCTCAGAAGTACAAATCAAAGGGAACTTTTACAAAGATACGTTGCGCCCAACATTTGTTAAAAATGATGGGAATACTGAAGTTTATGTGAAACTTAATTTTGATGAAAAATCCCATAAAATACTTGGTGGACAAGTCTTATCAACATATGATATTACTGCCCACATCAATACACTTGCGCTTGCCATTAAAACGGGCTTAACATTAGAAGATTTAGCTGAAGCTGACTTCTTCTTCCAACCAGGTTTTGACCGTCAATGGAGTTTGTTAAATTTAGCAGCTCAATCGGCTTTAGGCGAAACTAAATTTTAAAAAAAGGTAAAGGTATGTAGAAAATGTTTATTTTCTACATACCTTTTTTGTGATTAAATTCTAAAAAAATGAATATTAAGTAGTTATATTCTACCAAATTCACTAAGAATTAAATGAAACGAATGCATTCAACTAGATATGCATTAACATACCTTAGTTTCCTTGTTCATTATAATGAGTAACCCTTTGCTGAAAGCGAATCTGTAAAATAGAAGCCCACACGAGTGTTGTCAGAATAACTAACAGATAAAAATTCCCCAGAAGACTTGCTAAAACAATACTAAATCCAATTGTTAAAATACCTAAACAAATTAATTTTAGTAAAGAGCTAGTTGCAATCCATTGATTATTCTTCAAGGTTAAATGGGTCATGAAAATTGTTCCAACAACTAAACCTAATAATAAAATTTCCATCTTATTTTACACCTCCATCATGTTAGCTTGTGCTACAGTATCTGCTTCTTGTTTTAATTGATTTTTTTCAAATAATTTAAAGAACGGATAGTAAATTGCGAGTGAAGCGATAAAGCAAACGAAAACCATAATGAATGCTACAATGTTCCAGTTAGATGTAACTAGAGCACCAAACGGAGCAGGGAGTGTGAAAGGCGGTTTGACCATCATGCGTGGCATCCAACCCAGAATCGTGACAATATAAATCAAAATAGTATTTACAATGGGTACTAAAATAAATGGAACAGCTAATAATGGATTCATCACAATCGGTGCACCGAAAATCAGAGGCTCATTGATGTTGAAAATTCCTGGTAAAATAGATAGTTTACCTAACTGTTTTAAGTAACTAGATTTTGAAAAAAGGAATAAGAAACATAACGCTAAGGTTGCCCCTGTTCCACCCATTTGAGCGTACCATTGATAAAATTGTTCTGTGAAGATATTTGGCAATTGGAAAGCGCTCATACCTCCTTGAAATAGATCGGCGTTTTCAATAATGGCTTGATCCCAAAATGGACGGATAATGGGTCCAAGAACGGCATGACCATGAATACCCATTGCCCAGAATAAGCAAATCATAAACTGAGTTAAGAGACCGCCCAATAAATTATTTCCTGTTAAAAAAGTTTTTAATGGTGAAATGAGAACGGTTAAAACACCATTTAAATCGAAATCAAAAAAGTGACGTGGAATCCAAAAAACTAAGACAATAAAAAGCGTTGGAAGTAAAGCTGCGAAAGAGCTTGAAACGACAGGTGGAACGCCATCAGGCATTTTTATTTCCAATTTTCGTTCCTTTGTAAAACGATAAATTTCAACTGCCAGTAAAGAGGCGACAATTGCGCCAAAAAGTCCTTGAGAGCTTAGTGGAGCGATAGGAATGTAGCGCCCAGCGTTAACGGCATTTCCAGCAGTATCAATACCTTCCTTCAAGTTAATTGGAACGACCATTAAAATTGTAGCAAGCATCGAAAGAAATCCGCTAGTAACGCCATCTAACTTATATGATTTCCCTAAAAAAGACCCAATTGTAAAAGCGGAATAGAGGGCCATAATTCCAACTGTATAACGAAATGGAATATCTAATGCAGCGCTAAAGGGCGCAATCATTTCTGCGTAGCCTGCAATCGGCACATTTAAAAGGATGACAAAAAATGAACCAATAATTGTCAGGGGTAAAATTGAGATAAGTCCATTTCTGACAGCTTGTAAATGACGTTGTTGACCGATGGCATTGGCAATTGGGAGTATTTTCAAAGCAAACCGTTCTAATAATTTTTCCATGTAATTCATTCCTTTCTATCTAAAAGAGTTTAAGCAAGTAGTGAAGGTCAAAATTAAAATCCATGCTCTTTAATCACATCTTTAAACCATAAACCAGATTTCTTAACTGTTTTTTCTCCAGTTGCTAAATCTAAACGGTAAAAGCCATAACGATTTTTGTAAGCATTAATCCATGACCAACAATCAACAAAAGTCCACATATGATAGCCGAGACAATTACTGCCTTCTGCCATGGCTTTGTGGAGCCAAATCAAATGCTCTTTAAGAAAATCTATACGATAGTCGTCCATTACCATCCCGTTTTCCATAAATTGCTCTTCGCCTTGGATGCCAATTCCATTTTCAGAAACAAACCAATCAATATTGCCGTACTTAGCTTGAATCATTTTCGCAATATCGTAGATGCCTTGCGGATAAATTTCTATTCCGCGCGAAGTGTTCATGCGGCGTCCAGGCATTTCATAGTTGGCAAAGAACCATTCAGGACTGAAAACTCCACTTCTATTTGGTTCGTAATCTAAGGCTTTGACCCGTCGTGG
This Carnobacterium maltaromaticum DSM 20342 DNA region includes the following protein-coding sequences:
- a CDS encoding zinc ribbon domain-containing protein, with amino-acid sequence MAKTNLCQSCGMPLKDEADFGTEKDGTLSTKYCEKCYQDGEWTKTDLDFDGMYAYNLKKFQESDMNKIEKFFLNKMYTKKFMKKLERWN
- a CDS encoding KUP/HAK/KT family potassium transporter; the protein is MEANHNRQNHLNKVTMGGILVALGVVYGDIGTSPLYVMKAIVKGNGGLAGVSEDFILGAVSLVFWTITILTTIKYVMITLKADNHGEGGIFSLYTLVRKQSKWLIIPAMIGGATLLADGMLTPAVTVTSAVEGLREIPVFREFFGANQHVIIIIVITIISALFLIQRFGTEAVGRIFGPVMLLWFTTLGIFGLVNIVKDVTLIRALSPHYAIAVLFSDENKMGFFILGGVFLATTGAEALYSDLGHAGRKNIYATWGFVKFSLILNYFGQAAWILEAKNDPKMVAMQDMNPFFQMMPKPFLIYGVIIATLAAIIASQSLISGSYTLVSEAIKLNLMPRLHSLYPSTSKGQVYIPAVNTILWAVCIGVVLHFRSSDRMEAAYGLAITVTMLMTTILLFNYLIKRKTPMWLAVTMLLFFGAFEMSFFISSAVKFMHGGYITVLIAVAILFVMYICNKSHSIKMRLLEYVPLADYRDQLGQLCEDGDRQKYATNLVYLTNSREKGEVESKIMYSILDKRPKRADVYWFVNVVVTDEPYTAEYTVDNIGGTDYMIKVQLKLGFRVSQKLNVFLRQIVTELVENGEVDIQSRNYTTMPDRKVGDFRFIIIQEQLSMEMELSGYETFIMQAKLFLKRHTVSPEKWFGLNASDVEIENVPLFLGKKRARVLKRVDK
- a CDS encoding FAD-dependent oxidoreductase, with amino-acid sequence MKVIIVGASHGGHQSALEILDRYEGADVTIYEKGDFVSFLSCGMQLYLEDKVTQVDDVRNFKPEDIEKRGGKVKSQHEVLTFDADKKEVTIKNLATGELLVDTYDKLILASGVTPAALPVPNADLENIFFMRGRAWALQIKDKLSDDKVKNVVVIGSGYIGVEAAEVFAKAGKNVTIIDMIDNVLGNYLDQEMTDILAPVFKENGVNLELGAQIKGFVGEKQVTGVEHQNGVVDADLVIVAAGLTPNTSWLEGLVDLEERGQIKVDEYLRTSAKDVYAVGDAILPLNVASQKHAPVALATTARREARYVVRNLTKDQPTEKFQGVLGTSALAVFGYNLAMTGLNEFSASRSEVQIKGNFYKDTLRPTFVKNDGNTEVYVKLNFDEKSHKILGGQVLSTYDITAHINTLALAIKTGLTLEDLAEADFFFQPGFDRQWSLLNLAAQSALGETKF
- a CDS encoding PTS sugar transporter subunit IIC, producing MEKLLERFALKILPIANAIGQQRHLQAVRNGLISILPLTIIGSFFVILLNVPIAGYAEMIAPFSAALDIPFRYTVGIMALYSAFTIGSFLGKSYKLDGVTSGFLSMLATILMVVPINLKEGIDTAGNAVNAGRYIPIAPLSSQGLFGAIVASLLAVEIYRFTKERKLEIKMPDGVPPVVSSSFAALLPTLFIVLVFWIPRHFFDFDLNGVLTVLISPLKTFLTGNNLLGGLLTQFMICLFWAMGIHGHAVLGPIIRPFWDQAIIENADLFQGGMSAFQLPNIFTEQFYQWYAQMGGTGATLALCFLFLFSKSSYLKQLGKLSILPGIFNINEPLIFGAPIVMNPLLAVPFILVPIVNTILIYIVTILGWMPRMMVKPPFTLPAPFGALVTSNWNIVAFIMVFVCFIASLAIYYPFFKLFEKNQLKQEADTVAQANMMEV
- a CDS encoding IS1380-like element IS1678 family transposase, with protein sequence MTSLHKNQVKFNSNITISHTGGQLSSDSGLVLVKELMNTFGFSELAKQHIHIEDERAYFTHDNLSILEQFIMQLIAGYSADSAANLLRQDPVFKAVLDRKELASQSSLSRFLDRLSEENIHELQALNQELIDKARLIRNDTELIIDLDSTHSDTFGHQEQTDYNTHYQTYGYHPLVAFDGLTGDFLKAELRSGNQYTSKGVKEFLTPLLEHYNHSLPNTDILVRGDSGFATPGVYDSCESKKSHYVIRLKNNRRLGQIAEKSVLYGDNQKWEEREVQYFSTTYQAQSWSQSRRVCIRSTREAGELLFRHEFIVTNLSENVSPDTIFSLYAKRGTMENFIKEAKAGFYFDKTDSPRFLENHVRMMLSLIAYNLVNFLRTIGFEEVQKGMTIHSIRLKFLKVAGKLVQTGRRVYLKLSSYHVYQNEFYRVFARLRRASQWI
- a CDS encoding Rgg/GadR/MutR family transcriptional regulator, with amino-acid sequence MRKYGETIRKIRVGKGIKQSELYKDLISKSYAINFEQGKHDISFSLLEEILDRLLVSVDEFQYIDRDYNPNHINHFFSLFSNYANSNNIEKLEELLLESEPYEDKLSLIKTALVKSRISQMKVFNETGSLVKAQISRHNQEVILNYLSSIQTWTYFEIILFTNTVEYMNSKEKNTYFELISRFVSKYKHYESAHSCLCTLYVNSIYDLLTESSITQSRSVLDLLMRELKELSQNPTYGFHRIIYNYYEGIILMNDSKNDPPNFDKGEHKSRFAIQMLQELEQTFIASIFETTLTNFLDSHHLNHSN